The Cololabis saira isolate AMF1-May2022 chromosome 23, fColSai1.1, whole genome shotgun sequence genomic sequence TTCCATTTCAATATGTTTTTAAAAGACTTGTGATATCTCTATGAACAGGAACATTCATCCAACCTGGATCCATTCGGACTAAAAGCATGTAGAGGAGAACAGCTGCCAGGAAGAACCTCCGGAGGGAGAAAGAGCCAGAGCCGGACAACAGTAGTTTTCTGTACAGAAACGTGACCATGGATGCAAGTTTATGGATGACCCCACCTGCAGAACACAATGAGAAAACTCATCTGTAGTTTTTACTTATGTGACTGAGTATAACTTGAATGAGGAAGGTTGAGCAGAAATATCAGACCTTGAATCGACGGAGGATGTGCAGCATTTCCAGACTCTGAACTGGGATTTGAAGATGGCTCTTGattctgctgtgctttttcaTGCACAATGTCCAGCGCTGTTTGTTTCTGGTCCAGGAATGCAGCGTCGCCAACCTCACCTTCAATAAACTCCTGTGCCTCCTCTAAATGTCCAAGTGGCACAAGTATGTGCAGCAGATATAACTCTGCGACTGTCCGGAAACCAGCTACTCTGGATTTTAGTGGACTGTGCAACCAAACTCTGGCTGCATCGTGCATCACAGCGGGCTCGCCAACCTTGGAGTACAGAAGTATGCTGCCAAAAACACAGAAGGAAATCAGTCCACATggtataggcaaggcaaggtaaatttatttgtatagcacaattcaacacaaggtgattcaacaTCCTCTTAAGTTTTCTGCTATTCACAATCATGTGTGAACCCTCATTAATTATCATGGCTATGAATTGATAAAATCAAGGAATTTTGACCTACCAGCACTTCTTACAATTTCAAAGGCTGGGGTAGGTCTCaactttataatatatataaaataaaatatcccaTGTAGCATGCCAACTTTTGGGTTTGTATCTCTATCAACCTACTAGaacttaaaaataaatgatgaaaatcaaataaatagcCTGAATGTGTGAGCCTTCCTCACCACATCTGCATGATTTTCGCTGGGATCTCCTCCTGATGTTCATACTGCTGCAGGACCCAGCAAAGGACACCGCTCCACTGGTTCATCTCGGCGAGAGCCTGAATCCCCAAGATGCAGAAACCAGCCTTTAATTCTCCACATCTACAGTGACAAAACCACAGAAACATGGGGgagaacaatttaaaacatctttgTGTCCGCACAACACTCAAAACATTTACTATTTCCATATGTGGAGTGAAGTTCTGGAACAGTTTGGGTGCGGAGCTTAAGCAATGTCCAAACATGAACCAGTTCAAACAGCGGTACAAAAAGATGGTTTTCACAGGGAAGAAGAAGGGCTTTGACGATCACCAGGTGTTTCCACAGATCATTTAGTCACTTATTTACTTACATTAtgtcttttctttgtttgtaaatatgtacatatgtaatgtaaatatgtaaCTATGTATATTCATGAGGTGTTTGTACACAATATATGCAGTTGTTGTGAATATGTGTTAAGACTGTTTACTGGATTGTAATTACTGAGAAGGGagaaggggtaggattaaataagcacatgcttctttctactccttttcggacatggtaacattgttttattttatttttttgttgttttaactattttgacttgtgtgttgtttttatgttttctcatgTTCGGAATAAAGCGTTCATCCATTCATAAAGCTTACATTCATTCAAACATGTTCTGTTCTGGAGCAGGAAATGGAACAAAGtaataacataaatctgtttaaaaagaaataaaaaaaatgatttataaacaggtatatggaagaggaaatggattaacgaggagtgtgagaaacaaa encodes the following:
- the LOC133424118 gene encoding peroxisome assembly protein 26-like; amino-acid sequence: MSSCSTSQTPARSFAAMSSPPPSSSLSLSTDMLDSAAEQMMVHRNFHAAFDTCQKGLESLASAESEDNRCGELKAGFCILGIQALAEMNQWSGVLCWVLQQYEHQEEIPAKIMQMCILLYSKVGEPAVMHDAARVWLHSPLKSRVAGFRTVAELYLLHILVPLGHLEEAQEFIEGEVGDAAFLDQKQTALDIVHEKAQQNQEPSSNPSSESGNAAHPPSIQGGVIHKLASMVTFLYRKLLLSGSGSFSLRRFFLAAVLLYMLLVRMDPALPSSFMWISKLLQLLKQMWRAMFAPYYQALN